One Hevea brasiliensis isolate MT/VB/25A 57/8 chromosome 5, ASM3005281v1, whole genome shotgun sequence genomic region harbors:
- the LOC110672147 gene encoding uncharacterized protein LOC110672147, translated as MVLLQVSPMKGAIQFGGESKLALRYMKPYKVLQKVKKVSHKLGLLLEMERIHPVFHVLMLRKCELDPNKVINESNMKILEDLSYADQLVQIVDTQIRRLRNREIPMVKALWSHHNIEECMQEIVTPFNSNIPPILGRVLRVVVNETFSSQKNDL; from the exons ATGGTGCTTTTGCAGGTATCTCCTATGAAAGGTGCAATCCAGTTTGGAGGTGAGAGTAAGCTAGCTCTAAGGTACATGAAGCCATATAAAGTGCTACAAAAGGTCAAAAAAGTATCTCACAAGCTAGGTTTACTGCTAGAGATGGAGAGGATCCATCCTGTTTTCCATGTTTTGATGTTACGAAAATGTGAGTTAGATCCGAACAAGGTTATAAATGAGTCgaatatgaaaattttagaagATCTTTCTTATGCTGATCAGCTTGTCCAGATTGTAGATACACAGATCAGAAGGTTAAGGAATAGGGAGATACCAATGGTTAAAGCCTTGTGGAGTCACCACAACATAGAAGAGTGCATGCAGGAGATCGTGACTCCATTTAACAGTAATATCCCACCTATTTTAG GAAGAGTATTAAGGGTTGTTGTAAATGAGACTTTCAGTAGCCAGAAGAATGACCTTTAG